One stretch of Zhihengliuella flava DNA includes these proteins:
- the guaB gene encoding IMP dehydrogenase, with translation MSEFNPFALEGLTYDDVLLLPGPTDVIPSDADTSTRLSKRIRLNVPLLSAAMDTVTEAPMAIALARQGGIGIIHRNLSIEDQAKQVDQVKRSESGMITDPVTITPGATLLELDNLCAHYRVSGLPVVDEDRKLLGIITNRDIRFVPRAEFATTKVYEKMTAMPLITAPVGVKPDTVQELLGQHRIEKLPLVDDQGVLQGLITVKDFDKAEQYPQATKDDEGRLRVGAAVGFFGEGYDRAMTMVEAGVDVLVVDTANGHSQGVLDMIARLKKDPAAAHVDVIGGQAATREGAQALVDAGADAIKVGVGPGSICTTRIVAGVGVPQVTAIYESAKAAIPAGVPIIADGGLQHSGDIGKALVAGADSVMLGSLLAGTAESPGDLVFMNGKQFKTYRGMGSMGAMQTRGKNTSYSKDRYFQADVPSDEKLIPEGIEGQVPYRGPLSAVAHQLVGGLRQTMFYVGGHTVEELKAKGKFVRVTAAGLKESHPHDIMMTVEAPNYRSR, from the coding sequence GCTGTCCGCCGCGATGGACACCGTCACCGAGGCCCCCATGGCGATCGCGCTCGCGCGCCAGGGCGGAATCGGCATCATTCACCGCAACCTGTCCATTGAGGACCAGGCGAAGCAGGTGGATCAGGTCAAGCGCTCCGAGTCCGGGATGATCACCGACCCCGTCACCATCACCCCCGGTGCCACGCTATTGGAGTTGGACAACCTCTGCGCTCACTACCGCGTTTCCGGCCTGCCCGTCGTGGATGAGGACCGCAAGCTGCTGGGCATCATCACCAATCGGGACATTCGGTTTGTTCCGCGCGCGGAATTCGCCACCACCAAGGTCTACGAGAAGATGACGGCCATGCCGCTCATCACCGCTCCGGTCGGCGTGAAGCCGGACACCGTCCAAGAATTGCTCGGTCAGCACCGCATCGAGAAGCTGCCGCTCGTCGACGATCAGGGCGTATTGCAGGGGCTGATCACGGTCAAGGACTTCGACAAGGCGGAGCAGTACCCGCAGGCCACCAAGGATGACGAGGGCCGACTGCGCGTGGGCGCCGCCGTCGGCTTCTTTGGCGAGGGCTATGACCGCGCCATGACGATGGTGGAGGCCGGCGTGGATGTGCTGGTGGTGGACACCGCCAACGGGCACAGTCAGGGTGTGCTGGACATGATCGCGCGCCTGAAGAAGGACCCGGCGGCCGCGCACGTCGACGTCATCGGCGGCCAGGCGGCCACGCGCGAGGGCGCGCAGGCGCTGGTCGACGCCGGCGCCGACGCCATCAAGGTCGGCGTGGGTCCCGGATCCATTTGCACCACCCGCATCGTCGCTGGCGTCGGCGTCCCGCAGGTCACGGCGATCTACGAGTCGGCCAAGGCCGCCATTCCGGCGGGCGTGCCGATCATCGCCGACGGCGGCCTGCAGCACTCGGGGGACATCGGCAAGGCCCTCGTGGCCGGCGCTGATTCCGTCATGCTGGGCTCCCTGCTGGCCGGCACCGCAGAGTCCCCCGGGGACTTGGTGTTCATGAACGGCAAGCAGTTCAAGACGTACCGCGGCATGGGTTCCATGGGGGCCATGCAGACCCGCGGCAAGAACACGTCCTACTCCAAGGACCGCTACTTCCAGGCCGACGTGCCCAGCGACGAAAAGCTGATTCCCGAGGGGATCGAGGGGCAGGTGCCCTACCGCGGCCCGCTCTCGGCCGTGGCCCATCAGCTGGTGGGTGGCTTGCGCCAGACCATGTTCTACGTCGGCGGACACACGGTGGAGGAGCTCAAGGCCAAGGGCAAGTTCGTGCGCGTCACGGCGGCTGGGCTCAAGGAGTCCCACCCGCATGACATCATGATGACCGTCGAAGCCCCGAACTACCGGTCCCGCTAA
- a CDS encoding DUF4872 domain-containing protein, with translation MSTPAPKLSAKQVQKLARARMGRTGETYTQARKAVLAGQAEPSAAPVEAEHDDAAQLPEYPAPESVVQYDAALWQRVLTQAGVLDPATGQPFTQAMLAGLAGGIGFMVFTFDYESGATATVVTRAHPEPYVETLIERLPVPVRQAHTTSAKAAAARLDEGLEAGRAVVVRVTETLLPWVKSTAPDTEAESVDLAVLGEEEKFLIDDGSGALRELRRGQLAAARGRRKKDRHWQAWVPEALTPEPGAVNAAIAEAVRATSGRLLGTSELTGIPDHFAKNFGVAGLRTWAERLVGTGKRDWPALFADPEAYASALNMVNGFFAAGRHSGQGGFRGLYADFLAEAAPREGLAPLADAVDAYRDLADQWEGLIALLAAEYDDAASHRAQLAESVSALADAEQAAAEILAGAADRLEP, from the coding sequence ATGTCCACGCCCGCGCCGAAGCTGTCCGCTAAGCAGGTCCAGAAGCTCGCGCGCGCCCGCATGGGGCGCACGGGGGAGACCTACACGCAGGCCCGCAAGGCGGTCCTCGCCGGTCAGGCGGAACCCAGCGCGGCGCCAGTGGAGGCGGAGCACGACGACGCCGCCCAGCTGCCGGAGTACCCGGCGCCCGAGTCGGTCGTGCAGTACGACGCGGCGTTGTGGCAACGAGTGCTCACCCAGGCGGGCGTGCTAGACCCGGCGACGGGCCAGCCGTTCACGCAAGCCATGCTGGCCGGTCTCGCGGGCGGGATCGGGTTCATGGTGTTCACCTTCGATTACGAGTCCGGCGCGACGGCGACCGTCGTCACCCGTGCGCACCCGGAACCGTACGTCGAGACGCTGATCGAGCGGTTGCCGGTTCCGGTGCGGCAGGCCCACACCACCAGCGCCAAGGCCGCCGCCGCGCGGCTCGACGAGGGGCTCGAGGCCGGCCGCGCCGTCGTCGTGCGGGTGACGGAAACGCTGTTGCCGTGGGTGAAGTCCACGGCGCCGGACACGGAGGCGGAGTCCGTCGACCTCGCGGTCCTGGGGGAGGAGGAGAAGTTCCTCATCGATGACGGCTCCGGTGCGCTGCGTGAATTGCGCCGGGGGCAGCTGGCCGCCGCGCGTGGGCGGCGCAAGAAGGACCGGCACTGGCAAGCGTGGGTCCCGGAAGCCCTGACCCCCGAACCGGGGGCAGTCAATGCGGCGATCGCGGAGGCTGTTCGCGCCACCTCCGGGCGCTTACTGGGCACCAGCGAGCTGACCGGGATCCCGGATCACTTCGCCAAGAACTTCGGCGTCGCGGGGTTGCGCACGTGGGCCGAGCGCTTGGTGGGCACCGGAAAGCGGGACTGGCCCGCCCTGTTCGCGGACCCGGAGGCCTACGCGTCCGCGCTGAACATGGTCAACGGGTTTTTCGCGGCTGGCCGGCACAGCGGCCAGGGTGGATTCCGCGGCCTGTACGCCGACTTTTTGGCCGAGGCCGCCCCGCGAGAGGGGCTCGCCCCGCTGGCAGACGCCGTCGACGCGTATCGAGACCTCGCTGACCAGTGGGAGGGGCTGATCGCCCTGCTGGCTGCGGAGTACGACGACGCCGCCAGCCACCGCGCGCAACTGGCCGAGTCGGTGTCGGCCTTGGCCGACGCCGAGCAGGCAGCAGCCGAGATCCTGGCAGGGGCCGCTGATAGGCTGGAGCCGTGA
- a CDS encoding GuaB3 family IMP dehydrogenase-related protein: MMNEIEIGRGKRGTRAYSLDDVAIVPNRRTRDPQDVSVSWQIDAFTFDAPIIGAPMDSVMSPATAIALGQLGGLGVLNLEGLWTRYEDPHTVLAEITALETEQRHGSNPAVTRRLQELYAAPIQPELITARIEEIRASGVVVAASLTPQRTQEFYRTVVDAGVDIFVIRGTTVSAEHVSQNHEPLNLKQFIYELDVPVIVGGAAGYTPALHLMRTGAAGVLVGFGGGATGTTRRALGIHAPLATALSDVAAARRDYIEESGGRYVNIIADGGLGHSGNIVKAIAMGADAVMLGTPLARAEEAPGAGWHWGLEATHDQSPRGDRVKVGTVGSLEQILYGPSHHTDGTSNIVGALRRSMATTGYSDLKEFQRVDVVVSPYQAG, from the coding sequence GTGATGAACGAGATTGAGATTGGCCGCGGCAAGCGCGGTACCCGCGCGTACTCGCTGGATGATGTGGCGATTGTCCCGAACCGCCGCACCCGTGACCCGCAGGACGTGTCCGTGTCGTGGCAGATCGACGCCTTCACGTTCGATGCACCCATTATCGGCGCCCCGATGGACTCGGTGATGAGCCCGGCCACAGCGATCGCCCTGGGCCAGCTGGGTGGGCTCGGCGTCCTCAATCTCGAGGGCCTATGGACCCGGTATGAGGACCCGCACACTGTTCTCGCAGAAATTACTGCGCTGGAAACCGAACAGCGCCACGGCAGCAACCCGGCGGTGACCCGCCGCCTGCAAGAGCTGTACGCGGCGCCCATCCAGCCGGAGCTCATCACGGCTCGGATTGAGGAAATCCGCGCCTCCGGTGTGGTGGTAGCCGCCTCGCTGACGCCGCAGCGCACCCAAGAGTTTTACCGCACGGTGGTCGACGCCGGTGTGGACATCTTCGTCATTCGCGGCACCACGGTCTCGGCGGAGCACGTGTCCCAGAACCACGAGCCGCTGAACCTCAAGCAGTTCATCTACGAACTCGATGTGCCGGTCATCGTGGGCGGGGCTGCCGGCTACACCCCGGCACTGCACCTCATGCGCACGGGCGCCGCCGGCGTGCTGGTTGGCTTCGGCGGCGGCGCCACAGGCACGACCCGCCGGGCGCTGGGCATCCATGCCCCGCTGGCCACCGCGCTCTCCGACGTCGCCGCGGCCCGCCGCGATTACATCGAAGAGTCCGGCGGTCGGTACGTGAACATCATCGCCGACGGCGGCCTGGGGCACAGCGGAAACATCGTCAAAGCCATCGCCATGGGCGCGGACGCGGTCATGTTGGGCACGCCGTTGGCTCGCGCCGAGGAGGCCCCGGGGGCCGGGTGGCACTGGGGCCTCGAGGCCACGCACGATCAGAGCCCGCGCGGCGATCGCGTCAAGGTGGGCACGGTCGGCTCGCTGGAACAGATTCTGTACGGTCCCTCCCATCACACGGACGGGACGTCCAATATTGTGGGCGCACTGCGCCGGTCCATGGCGACCACGGGATACTCCGACCTCAAGGAGTTCCAGCGCGTCGACGTCGTCGTTTCCCCCTACCAGGCGGGCTGA
- a CDS encoding glycerol-3-phosphate dehydrogenase/oxidase has translation MARARTQQAPSSAGGAPTSQGRLGPAERAEAIEVLKGTNEPGAELDVLIVGGGVVGAGSALDAVTRGLSVGIVEARDWASGTSSRSSKLIHGGLRYLEMLDFSLVHEALQERGLLLERIAPHLVRPVPFLYPLTKKFVERPYVGAGIALYDAMSMAAGRLRSVPLHKHFSKRGTLRAAPSLREDAFVGSIRYYDAKVDDARLLVDVVRTAAKYGAQAANRVKVVDFLREGERVVGARLQDQETGEEFEARARQVINATGVWTDETQDLVTDRGQLKVRASKGIHLVVPRDRFQSTVGLILRTEKSVLFVIPWGRHWIIGTTDTDWKLDKAHPAASSKDIDYVLEHVNRVLKRPLTREDVEGVYAGLRPLLAGENDSTAKLSREHVVAHPVPGLVVVAGGKYTTYRVMARDAVDEAVRSIDTAAPASCTETIPLLGAEGYRAAWNSRHRLARWAGVHVARVEHLLSRYGSMTRDVLETIRANPELAEPLPGADDYLAAEVVYAATHEGARHIHDVLTRRTRISIEAWDRGVSAAEVAARLMAPILGWSEPQIEREVKHYLARVEAERASQEQPDDVSADAARMNVDDIVPVRED, from the coding sequence ATGGCACGGGCTCGGACGCAACAGGCACCGTCATCGGCCGGTGGGGCTCCCACCAGCCAGGGGCGGCTGGGCCCGGCCGAGCGTGCCGAGGCCATTGAGGTCCTCAAGGGGACGAACGAGCCCGGTGCGGAACTCGATGTGCTGATTGTCGGTGGCGGCGTGGTCGGCGCCGGCAGCGCGCTCGATGCCGTGACGCGCGGGTTGAGCGTCGGGATCGTGGAAGCGCGCGACTGGGCGTCTGGCACCTCGTCGCGGTCCTCCAAGCTCATCCACGGTGGTCTGCGCTATCTGGAGATGCTGGACTTCTCGCTGGTCCATGAGGCACTCCAAGAGCGTGGGCTCTTGTTGGAACGCATCGCTCCGCACCTCGTCCGCCCGGTGCCGTTCTTGTACCCGCTGACCAAGAAGTTCGTCGAGCGGCCGTATGTCGGCGCCGGCATCGCGCTGTACGACGCCATGTCCATGGCCGCTGGTCGGCTACGCAGCGTTCCGTTGCATAAGCACTTCTCCAAGCGTGGCACCCTCCGCGCGGCCCCCAGTTTGCGGGAGGACGCGTTCGTGGGGTCGATCCGCTACTACGACGCGAAGGTGGATGACGCGCGCCTCCTCGTCGACGTCGTCCGCACGGCCGCCAAGTACGGGGCACAGGCCGCGAACCGGGTCAAGGTCGTCGACTTCCTGCGGGAGGGCGAGCGCGTCGTCGGAGCACGCCTGCAGGATCAGGAGACGGGCGAGGAATTCGAGGCCCGCGCGCGGCAGGTCATCAACGCCACCGGCGTGTGGACGGATGAAACTCAAGACTTGGTCACCGACCGCGGCCAGCTGAAAGTCCGTGCGTCCAAGGGCATCCACTTGGTGGTACCGCGGGACCGTTTCCAGTCCACGGTCGGCTTGATCCTGCGGACCGAGAAGTCGGTCCTCTTTGTGATCCCCTGGGGTCGACACTGGATTATCGGCACCACGGATACCGACTGGAAGCTGGATAAGGCACACCCTGCGGCCTCCAGCAAGGACATTGACTACGTGCTGGAACACGTCAACCGGGTGCTCAAGCGGCCGCTGACCCGCGAAGACGTCGAAGGCGTGTACGCGGGACTGCGGCCCCTGCTCGCGGGGGAGAACGATTCCACGGCGAAGCTCTCCCGCGAACACGTCGTGGCGCACCCGGTGCCGGGCCTCGTCGTCGTTGCCGGCGGAAAGTACACCACGTACCGGGTTATGGCCCGCGACGCCGTCGACGAGGCCGTGCGGAGTATTGATACGGCCGCGCCGGCGTCCTGCACGGAGACCATCCCGTTGCTCGGGGCGGAGGGATACCGGGCGGCGTGGAACAGCCGTCACCGGTTGGCGCGCTGGGCGGGCGTGCACGTGGCGCGCGTGGAGCACTTGCTGTCCCGCTACGGGTCGATGACGCGGGATGTGCTGGAAACGATTCGTGCCAACCCCGAGCTGGCCGAGCCGCTGCCCGGGGCGGACGATTACCTGGCCGCCGAGGTCGTGTATGCGGCCACGCACGAGGGCGCCCGCCATATTCACGACGTCCTGACCCGGCGCACGCGCATTTCGATCGAGGCGTGGGATCGAGGCGTCTCCGCGGCGGAGGTTGCCGCCCGCCTGATGGCGCCCATCCTCGGGTGGTCCGAGCCGCAGATCGAACGTGAGGTCAAGCACTATCTGGCCCGGGTCGAGGCGGAGCGGGCGAGCCAAGAACAGCCAGACGACGTGTCTGCTGACGCCGCGCGCATGAACGTGGACGACATCGTGCCGGTCCGCGAGGACTGA
- a CDS encoding SURF1 family cytochrome oxidase biogenesis protein codes for MLKTALKPKWLLALLLAMALSGIFVGLSVWQFGRAETAPPPPASVTENPVELTTHFGPYRPLMAADADQIVTATGHFMPDSQVLVSGRLDSDESDRVGYWSVAAFVLDEPLPAGESAPEGSAAATGGDVVIPVVRGWTEEPRAPAEPSEETVTVTGRLLPTETPQADDASDGVLESLSVAQLINLWDVDSYSAFIVAFEATGADGADAMAADLEQVWVDPQPAEPQTNWLNIFYGLEWAVFAGFAFFLWTRLVSDDYKRTQKGKRVTKPQGRRLGGTHAQIQNAATWFKIAAYITGVFLLLLVVEMTAKYGFGVELVAGGTLYDGTSNALGFLPVDGYDGGFNITLAIQIAHGWMYVLYLLCDFRLWMLMRWKFPRLLFIALGGVVPFLSFYVESKIHREVQREIEDAPAAEKRY; via the coding sequence GTGCTCAAAACTGCCCTCAAGCCCAAATGGCTGCTCGCCCTGTTGTTGGCGATGGCGCTCTCCGGCATCTTCGTTGGATTGAGCGTCTGGCAGTTTGGGCGCGCCGAAACTGCCCCTCCGCCGCCGGCCTCCGTCACGGAGAACCCGGTGGAGCTGACCACCCACTTTGGGCCCTACCGTCCGCTCATGGCCGCAGACGCGGACCAGATTGTCACGGCAACGGGTCACTTCATGCCGGACAGCCAGGTCCTGGTCTCCGGCCGGCTCGATAGCGACGAGTCGGATCGGGTCGGCTACTGGTCGGTGGCCGCGTTCGTCCTCGATGAGCCCCTGCCGGCCGGCGAAAGCGCGCCGGAGGGTTCCGCGGCCGCTACGGGCGGCGACGTCGTCATCCCCGTCGTGCGGGGGTGGACCGAGGAGCCCCGGGCGCCGGCCGAACCGAGCGAGGAGACGGTCACCGTCACGGGTCGCCTGCTGCCTACCGAAACCCCGCAGGCGGACGATGCCAGCGACGGCGTGCTGGAATCGCTGTCCGTGGCGCAGCTCATCAACCTCTGGGACGTCGATTCCTACAGCGCCTTCATCGTCGCGTTCGAGGCCACGGGGGCGGATGGCGCCGACGCCATGGCGGCGGACCTTGAGCAGGTGTGGGTGGACCCGCAGCCAGCTGAGCCGCAGACCAACTGGCTCAACATCTTCTACGGCCTCGAGTGGGCCGTCTTCGCGGGGTTCGCGTTCTTCCTGTGGACCCGGCTGGTCTCCGACGACTACAAGCGGACTCAGAAAGGCAAGAGAGTGACCAAACCACAGGGGCGTCGCCTCGGCGGGACGCACGCGCAGATTCAGAATGCGGCGACCTGGTTCAAGATTGCGGCCTACATCACCGGCGTGTTCCTCCTGCTGCTCGTGGTGGAAATGACGGCCAAGTATGGCTTCGGAGTGGAACTCGTGGCTGGCGGAACGCTGTATGACGGCACCAGCAACGCCCTCGGCTTCCTGCCCGTGGACGGGTACGACGGCGGCTTCAACATCACGCTCGCCATTCAGATCGCGCATGGCTGGATGTATGTCCTCTACCTTTTGTGTGACTTCCGACTCTGGATGCTGATGCGCTGGAAGTTCCCGCGCTTGCTCTTTATCGCGCTCGGCGGCGTCGTACCGTTCCTGTCCTTCTACGTGGAGTCCAAGATTCACCGCGAGGTGCAGCGTGAAATTGAGGATGCTCCGGCCGCCGAGAAGCGGTATTGA
- the guaA gene encoding glutamine-hydrolyzing GMP synthase produces MTISPASQEHQTVLVVDYGAQYAQLIARRVREARVYSEIVPHTMSTEEILAKKPAAIILSGGPSSVYADGAPSVGADLFQAGVPVLGICYGFQAMSNALGGDVARTGLREYGSTAVKATGEARSILAGTPEDQSVWMSHGDSVHGAPEGFEVLATSEGAPVAAIADEERRLYGVQWHPEVKHSTHGQTVLENFLFKGARLTPDWTTGNIVEEQVERIREQIGSGRAICGLSGGVDSAVAAALVQRAIGDQLTCVFVNHGLLREGEAEQVEKDFVAATGAKLYIADEQERFLSALSGVTDPEEKRKIIGREFIRAFEAAEAAIVSESAAEGEPVRFLVQGTLYPDVVESGGGEGAANIKSHHNVGGLPEDLQFELVEPLRTLFKDEVRSVGSQLGLPDEIVQRQPFPGPGLGIRIIGEVTEDRLELLRKADAIARAELTASGLDQEVWQMPVVLLADVRSVGVQGDGRTYGHPIVLRPVSSEDAMTADWSRLPYDLLARISNRITNEVDGVNRVALDVTSKPPGTIEWE; encoded by the coding sequence GTGACTATCTCTCCCGCCTCCCAAGAACACCAGACGGTTCTGGTCGTCGATTACGGGGCCCAGTACGCGCAGCTGATCGCCCGGCGCGTACGCGAGGCCCGCGTGTACTCGGAGATCGTGCCGCACACCATGTCCACCGAGGAGATCCTGGCCAAGAAGCCAGCGGCGATCATCCTTTCCGGTGGCCCGTCGAGCGTCTACGCCGACGGGGCGCCGAGTGTCGGCGCGGACCTCTTCCAAGCTGGCGTGCCCGTCCTCGGCATTTGCTACGGCTTCCAGGCCATGTCCAATGCCCTCGGGGGCGACGTCGCCCGGACTGGGCTGCGCGAATACGGCTCCACCGCCGTGAAGGCAACGGGTGAGGCCCGTTCAATTCTGGCGGGCACGCCCGAGGACCAGAGCGTGTGGATGAGCCACGGAGACTCCGTGCACGGTGCGCCGGAAGGCTTTGAAGTGCTCGCCACCTCCGAGGGCGCCCCGGTGGCGGCCATCGCTGACGAGGAGCGTCGCTTGTACGGGGTGCAGTGGCATCCGGAGGTCAAGCACTCGACTCATGGCCAGACGGTGCTGGAGAACTTCCTCTTCAAGGGCGCGCGCCTGACCCCGGACTGGACCACGGGCAACATCGTCGAAGAGCAGGTGGAGCGCATTCGTGAGCAGATTGGCTCCGGGCGCGCCATTTGCGGCCTGTCCGGCGGTGTTGACTCTGCGGTGGCGGCGGCTCTGGTGCAGCGTGCCATCGGCGACCAGCTGACGTGTGTGTTCGTCAACCACGGCCTGCTGCGCGAAGGCGAGGCCGAGCAGGTAGAGAAGGACTTCGTCGCCGCCACCGGCGCTAAGCTCTACATTGCCGACGAGCAGGAACGGTTCCTGAGCGCGCTCTCCGGCGTCACGGACCCGGAAGAGAAGCGCAAGATCATTGGCCGCGAATTCATTCGGGCCTTCGAAGCCGCTGAGGCCGCCATCGTCAGCGAGTCCGCAGCGGAAGGCGAGCCAGTGCGATTCCTCGTGCAGGGCACCCTGTACCCGGACGTCGTCGAATCCGGTGGCGGCGAAGGCGCGGCCAACATTAAGAGCCATCACAATGTGGGCGGCCTGCCGGAGGACCTTCAGTTCGAGCTCGTCGAGCCTCTGCGCACGCTGTTCAAGGATGAGGTGCGCTCTGTGGGCTCTCAGCTGGGCTTGCCGGACGAGATCGTCCAGCGCCAGCCGTTCCCTGGTCCCGGGCTCGGCATCCGGATCATCGGCGAGGTGACCGAGGACCGCTTGGAGCTGTTGCGGAAGGCTGACGCCATTGCGCGCGCGGAGCTCACGGCATCCGGGCTGGATCAGGAGGTGTGGCAGATGCCGGTGGTCCTCCTGGCCGATGTCCGCTCGGTGGGCGTTCAGGGAGACGGCCGCACGTACGGCCACCCGATCGTGCTGCGCCCCGTCTCCAGCGAGGACGCGATGACGGCGGACTGGTCGCGCCTGCCATACGATTTGCTGGCTCGCATCTCCAACCGCATCACGAACGAGGTTGACGGGGTCAATCGCGTTGCGCTTGACGTGACGAGCAAGCCCCCGGGAACGATCGAGTGGGAGTAA